In one window of Gossypium arboreum isolate Shixiya-1 chromosome 4, ASM2569848v2, whole genome shotgun sequence DNA:
- the LOC128291615 gene encoding uncharacterized protein LOC128291615 produces MINAGEDNEEPLCPLGFTPINDHTCPQYIPIAIRLRQHQAEKAKVELPRQLEDRYKWLEEKLRAIENADYHRGVDAKYLSLVPDLVLPPKFKTPEFEKHNGTSCPETHITMFCRRMAGYVDNNQLLIHCFQDSLIGSAAKWYNQLSRAKIHSWKDLAQAFIKQYGHVTDMAPEKITLQNMEKRRSENFRQ; encoded by the exons ATGATCAATGCTGGGGAAGACAATGAGGAGCCTCTGTGCCCTCTGGGCTTCACTCCGATAAATGATCATACATGTCCGCAATATATACCTATTGCTATCAGATTACGACAACATCAGGCGG AAAAAGCAAAGGTTGAACTGCCAAGACAACTCGAAGATCGATACAAATGGTTGGAAGAAAAACTTAGAGCGATAGAGAATGCTGATTACCATCGCGGGGTTGACGCCAAATATCTCAGCTTGGTCCCAGATTTAGTACTCCCGCCGAAATTCAAGACTCCAGAATTTGAAAAACATaatgggactagttgtcctgAAACTCACATCACGATGTTCTGCCGAAGAATGGCAGGTTACGTTGATAACAATCAACTGTTAattcattgctttcaagatagtctgatTGGGTCAGCtgccaaatggtacaaccaactgagccGTGCCAAAATTCATTCATGGAAGGACTTGGCACAGGCTTTCATAAAGCAATATGGCCACGTGACAGACATGGCGCCCGAAAAAATCACACTGCAAAATATGGAAAAGAGGCGAAGTGAGAACTTTAGGCAATAA